One genomic segment of Streptomyces liangshanensis includes these proteins:
- a CDS encoding deoxyguanosinetriphosphate triphosphohydrolase, which yields MAGTTGTTSSHPTVPPSPYAADATERWAAEPDKRPGRTAFQRDRARVLHSAALRRLAGKTQVVTPGTRNQDWDASARTRLTHSLECAQVGRELGAALGCDPDLVETACLAHDMGHPPFGHNGEQALNEFAEDCGGFEGNAQSLRLLTRIEPKRFVTSEETGEPVSVGLNLTRAALDAATKYPWPRGAHPTEPASAKFGVYEDDLPVFAWARQGAPAGRTCFEAQVMDWSDDVAYSVHDFEDGLHAGHVDPAALSSPTERDAIWAVAIGRYVPAGTDPAELSAALDRLMGQRWWPHGYDGSAVAQGRLKDATSQLIGRFCLAAEGATRQAYGTGPLTRYGAELVVPREARHECAVLKAVADRYVMQRAEQETLRADQRIVLAELAGALTAGAPEGLDPQFRALFETAADDRARKRVIVDQIASLTDAAARSLHSGLRGGTR from the coding sequence ATGGCAGGCACCACCGGTACGACCTCGTCCCACCCCACCGTTCCCCCGTCCCCCTACGCGGCCGACGCCACCGAGCGCTGGGCCGCCGAGCCCGACAAGCGGCCCGGCAGGACCGCGTTCCAGCGCGACCGCGCCCGCGTGCTGCACTCCGCCGCGCTGCGGCGCCTCGCGGGCAAGACCCAGGTGGTCACGCCGGGGACCCGTAACCAGGACTGGGACGCCAGCGCGCGCACCCGCCTCACGCACTCCCTGGAGTGCGCCCAGGTGGGCCGCGAGCTCGGCGCGGCCCTCGGCTGCGACCCGGACCTCGTCGAGACCGCCTGCCTGGCGCACGACATGGGCCATCCGCCGTTCGGGCACAACGGCGAGCAGGCCCTCAACGAGTTCGCCGAGGACTGCGGCGGCTTCGAGGGGAACGCGCAGTCGCTGCGCCTGCTGACGAGGATCGAGCCCAAGCGGTTCGTCACGTCCGAGGAGACGGGCGAGCCGGTCAGCGTCGGCCTCAACCTGACCAGGGCCGCCCTGGACGCCGCGACGAAGTACCCCTGGCCCCGCGGCGCCCACCCCACCGAGCCCGCCTCCGCCAAGTTCGGCGTCTACGAGGACGACCTGCCGGTCTTCGCCTGGGCCAGGCAGGGCGCCCCGGCGGGCCGGACGTGCTTCGAGGCGCAGGTCATGGACTGGTCCGACGACGTCGCCTACTCGGTCCACGACTTCGAGGACGGGCTGCACGCCGGCCACGTGGACCCGGCCGCCCTCTCCTCGCCGACCGAGCGCGACGCGATCTGGGCCGTCGCCATAGGGCGGTACGTCCCCGCCGGCACCGACCCGGCCGAGCTGTCCGCCGCGCTGGACCGCCTCATGGGGCAGCGCTGGTGGCCGCACGGCTACGACGGCTCGGCGGTCGCCCAGGGCCGCCTCAAGGACGCCACCAGCCAGCTCATCGGCCGCTTCTGCCTGGCCGCGGAGGGCGCCACCCGCCAGGCGTACGGCACGGGCCCGCTCACCCGGTACGGCGCCGAGCTGGTCGTCCCGCGCGAGGCGCGCCACGAGTGCGCGGTCCTCAAGGCCGTCGCCGACCGGTACGTGATGCAGCGGGCCGAGCAGGAGACCCTGCGCGCCGACCAGCGGATCGTCCTGGCCGAGCTGGCCGGGGCGCTCACGGCGGGCGCCCCGGAGGGCCTGGACCCGCAGTTCCGCGCGCTGTTCGAAACCGCCGCCGACGACCGCGCCCGCAAGCGGGTGATCGTCGACCAGATCGCCTCCCTCACGGACGCGGCGGCCCGCTCCCTCCACAGCGGCCTCCGGGGCGGCACACGCTGA
- a CDS encoding NAD(P)/FAD-dependent oxidoreductase — translation MVDAHRTFVIVGGGLAAAKAAETLRAEGFTGRVILIGDERDHPYERPPLSKGYLVGKDERDSVFVQEPAWYARSQVELHLGQTVTSIDRSTRCVHLGDGTSVPYDKLLLATGSEPRRLDVPGTDLAGVHHLRRLAHADRLRHVLAALGRDNGHLVIAGAGWIGLEVAAAARGYGAEVTVVESAATPLHQVIGPELGQLFTDLHSEHGVRFHFGVRLTEIVGQDGMVLAARTDDGEEHPAHDVLAAIGAAPRVSLAEAAGLTLADRATGGGIAVDASLRTSDPDIFAAGDVASFPLSGWGEGLSADRVRVEHWANALNGGPAAARAMLGQDVTYDRIPYFFSDQYDLGLEYSGWAPPGSYDQVVVRGDAGKREFIAFWTKDGRVLAGMNVNVWDVTGDIQRLIRSGARLDPDALADPSVPLASLAADGT, via the coding sequence GTGGTCGACGCACATCGGACATTTGTCATCGTCGGCGGCGGGCTCGCCGCGGCGAAGGCCGCGGAGACCCTCCGGGCGGAGGGCTTCACCGGCCGGGTGATCCTGATCGGCGACGAGCGCGACCATCCCTACGAACGCCCACCCCTGTCCAAGGGCTACCTGGTCGGCAAGGACGAGCGCGACAGCGTCTTCGTGCAGGAGCCCGCCTGGTACGCGCGGTCCCAGGTCGAGCTGCACCTCGGCCAGACGGTCACCTCGATCGACCGCAGCACCCGCTGCGTGCACCTCGGCGACGGCACCTCCGTCCCCTACGACAAGCTGCTGCTGGCCACCGGCTCCGAGCCGCGCCGCCTCGACGTCCCCGGCACGGACCTGGCCGGCGTGCACCACCTGCGCCGCCTCGCCCACGCCGACCGGCTGCGCCACGTCCTCGCCGCCCTCGGCCGGGACAACGGTCACCTCGTCATCGCCGGCGCCGGCTGGATCGGCCTGGAGGTCGCCGCGGCGGCCCGGGGGTACGGCGCCGAGGTCACCGTCGTCGAGTCCGCCGCCACGCCGCTGCACCAGGTCATCGGCCCCGAGCTGGGCCAGCTCTTCACGGACCTGCACAGCGAGCACGGCGTCCGCTTCCACTTCGGGGTACGGCTCACCGAGATCGTCGGCCAGGACGGCATGGTCCTCGCGGCCCGCACGGACGACGGCGAGGAGCACCCCGCCCACGACGTGCTCGCCGCGATCGGCGCCGCGCCCCGGGTCTCCCTCGCCGAGGCGGCGGGCCTCACCCTCGCCGACCGCGCCACGGGCGGCGGCATCGCCGTGGACGCGTCGCTGCGCACCTCGGACCCCGACATCTTCGCGGCCGGGGACGTGGCCTCGTTCCCGCTCTCCGGCTGGGGCGAGGGCCTGTCCGCCGACCGGGTGCGCGTCGAGCACTGGGCGAACGCCCTGAACGGCGGGCCGGCCGCCGCCCGGGCGATGCTCGGCCAGGACGTCACGTACGACCGGATCCCGTACTTCTTCTCCGACCAGTACGACCTGGGCCTGGAGTACTCGGGCTGGGCGCCGCCCGGCTCGTACGACCAGGTGGTGGTCAGGGGCGACGCGGGGAAGCGCGAGTTCATCGCCTTCTGGACGAAGGACGGCCGGGTGCTCGCCGGGATGAACGTCAACGTCTGGGACGTCACCGGCGACATCCAGCGCCTGATCCGGTCCGGCGCCCGGCTGGACCCGGACGCGCTCGCCGACCCGTCGGTGCCGCTCGCCTCCCTCGCCGCGGACGGCACCTGA